Proteins encoded within one genomic window of Jiangella mangrovi:
- a CDS encoding MmcQ/YjbR family DNA-binding protein, giving the protein MDGQELQKVANASALELPDVTFEHRVGPNWEVYKVHGKVFMLMTDMPGHPVVILKADPNEAVSLREQYAEITAGYHMDKKHWITAEGGTSLDEDLVRQLVTDSYRLVVARLPRSLKPVIPAHGPSPETRNTD; this is encoded by the coding sequence ATGGACGGGCAAGAGCTGCAGAAGGTTGCGAACGCGTCCGCGCTAGAACTGCCCGACGTCACGTTCGAACACCGTGTCGGCCCGAACTGGGAGGTCTACAAGGTGCACGGCAAGGTCTTCATGCTCATGACCGACATGCCGGGACACCCCGTCGTGATCCTCAAGGCCGACCCGAACGAAGCGGTGTCACTACGAGAGCAGTACGCAGAGATCACGGCCGGCTACCACATGGACAAGAAGCACTGGATCACGGCAGAAGGCGGCACGAGCCTCGACGAGGACCTGGTGAGGCAGCTCGTCACCGACTCCTACCGGCTCGTGGTCGCCAGACTCCCTCGATCCTTGAAGCCAGTCATCCCGGCACATGGCCCGTCGCCTGAAACGCGAAACACGGACTGA
- a CDS encoding NADP-dependent oxidoreductase: MIGLGVRAPDGELELLELPDPRQPGAGELVLEVLAAGIGPWDALLHTGGWDVGLAPPAALGVEAIGRVTATGPDETQFRHGDLVLVHEAPLPGGSGTWAEHVLVRSGHAARLPENLAPAMAAALPVAGLTAQQALDELQVDAGTRLLVVGASGPTASLAVQLARLRGADVVAGAGPVHADQLRALGVSEVIDTHVEGWAQKTGRRFDAVLIAATGTAEDAMGLLTDGGRLCSITSDAPDPVRGITTSDLYVQPDGTALGELAARAAAGELRLDIKTTPVKDGVTIANQVASGRSGGIKHVLQF; this comes from the coding sequence ATGATCGGACTCGGTGTTCGCGCCCCCGACGGCGAGCTCGAACTCCTCGAACTTCCGGATCCCCGCCAGCCTGGCGCCGGCGAACTCGTCCTGGAGGTGCTCGCCGCCGGCATCGGACCGTGGGATGCCCTGCTCCACACGGGCGGATGGGACGTCGGCCTCGCACCGCCCGCGGCCCTGGGCGTCGAGGCCATCGGCCGCGTCACCGCGACCGGCCCGGACGAGACGCAGTTCCGCCACGGCGACCTCGTGCTGGTCCACGAGGCTCCCCTCCCCGGCGGTAGCGGCACCTGGGCAGAGCACGTTCTGGTCCGTTCCGGCCACGCCGCACGGCTGCCCGAGAACCTGGCTCCGGCCATGGCCGCGGCACTGCCGGTTGCCGGGCTCACAGCTCAGCAGGCCTTGGACGAGCTCCAGGTCGATGCCGGCACGCGCCTGCTCGTCGTCGGAGCCTCCGGCCCCACAGCGTCACTCGCCGTTCAGCTCGCTCGCCTCCGGGGTGCTGACGTCGTCGCCGGCGCAGGACCCGTCCACGCCGATCAGCTCCGAGCCCTTGGGGTCAGCGAGGTCATCGACACGCATGTCGAAGGCTGGGCGCAGAAGACCGGTCGACGATTCGATGCCGTCCTCATCGCCGCAACAGGGACCGCCGAGGACGCGATGGGGCTCCTCACCGACGGGGGGCGACTGTGCTCCATCACGTCGGACGCTCCCGACCCGGTTCGCGGAATCACCACGTCGGACCTCTATGTACAGCCCGACGGAACCGCACTTGGTGAACTCGCCGCACGCGCCGCCGCCGGCGAACTGAGACTCGACATCAAGACGACCCCGGTGAAGGACGGCGTCACGATCGCCAACCAGGTCGCCAGCGGCCGCTCCGGCGGGATCAAGCACGTCCTCCAGTTCTGA
- a CDS encoding GNAT family N-acetyltransferase, protein MADNADDMVTLTSTDQDSDGPDQSGATTSDTEDIVITDNREGGVYEATVGGRTAAGLVYNQVGHRVVLLAASVLPEFRGQGVASKLIGGVLDELRRQGKTATVSCPFTAAFVNAHPEYADVLDPELPGSHTTTPGQGRGH, encoded by the coding sequence ATGGCGGACAACGCCGACGACATGGTCACCCTGACCAGCACTGATCAAGACTCAGACGGCCCGGACCAGTCCGGAGCCACCACGTCCGACACCGAAGACATCGTCATCACCGACAACCGAGAGGGCGGCGTCTACGAAGCCACGGTCGGAGGCCGGACAGCCGCAGGGCTCGTCTACAACCAGGTCGGGCATCGGGTCGTCCTGTTGGCGGCCTCGGTGCTTCCCGAGTTCCGGGGGCAGGGAGTGGCCAGCAAGCTCATCGGTGGCGTCCTGGACGAGCTGCGCCGGCAAGGAAAGACCGCCACCGTCTCGTGCCCGTTCACAGCGGCGTTCGTCAACGCTCACCCGGAATATGCCGACGTCCTCGACCCCGAGCTCCCCGGCTCCCACACGACCACGCCCGGACAGGGGCGTGGGCATTGA
- the trxA gene encoding thioredoxin → MSTIELTDDTFESTISGNDIVMVDFWASWCGPCLQFAPVFERSSEANPEIVHAKLDTEAQRRIPAAVGITAIPTLMVFREGVLVFNQAGALPAAALAQVVDGVKGLDMDEVRKEMAAQSNERGDETTP, encoded by the coding sequence ATGAGCACGATCGAACTCACCGACGACACCTTCGAGAGCACCATCAGCGGCAACGACATCGTCATGGTCGACTTCTGGGCCTCCTGGTGCGGTCCCTGCCTGCAGTTCGCCCCGGTCTTCGAACGGTCTTCGGAGGCCAATCCCGAGATCGTTCACGCCAAGCTCGACACCGAGGCCCAGCGGCGTATCCCCGCCGCCGTGGGGATCACGGCGATTCCGACCCTGATGGTGTTCCGTGAGGGTGTCCTGGTCTTCAACCAGGCGGGAGCCCTGCCCGCCGCGGCTCTGGCGCAGGTCGTCGATGGTGTCAAGGGCCTCGACATGGATGAGGTCCGCAAGGAGATGGCCGCGCAGAGCAACGAACGCGGCGACGAGACCACGCCGTAG
- a CDS encoding MFS transporter, producing the protein MVAVFAAVGSTIPLFNIYRAEDGFTNSGISLTVVAYSAATLSSLLVLGRLSNHVGRRPTAIASLGLLVLGCLLLLDVHDIGILIAGRLLMGLGAGLASSSLTAYIVDAAPARPTWLASVASSQTVMLGLAVGAIGSGALVQFGPWPRDLVYLVVVGLLLLSAALVAISSETVTPVPGGWQALRPDVRVPVRVRQLLPVAAAVLLGTWATGAFYQAFVPALVQDQLHTSSSFVLGLVFATYMGASALGAPLGGRFSPAVAQRIGMIAFLTGWIGIVTAIASGTLPLFIAATLVAGAAQGIAISAATRGLLLGSSLADRAPIFAVVYLLSYSGATFPSLISGQLSHTFSLPQIAAGYGVLALITTLVTAIAARNPTTDMPRPGRLGT; encoded by the coding sequence ATGGTGGCCGTGTTCGCCGCAGTGGGCTCGACGATCCCTCTTTTCAACATCTACCGAGCCGAGGACGGGTTCACCAACTCCGGCATCTCCTTGACCGTCGTCGCCTACTCCGCCGCTACGCTCAGCTCACTGCTGGTGCTGGGACGACTGTCCAATCATGTGGGCCGACGGCCCACCGCGATCGCCAGCCTCGGACTGCTCGTCCTGGGTTGCCTGCTGCTCTTGGACGTTCACGACATCGGCATCCTGATCGCAGGTCGGCTGCTGATGGGTCTCGGCGCCGGGCTGGCCAGCAGCAGCCTCACCGCCTACATCGTCGACGCCGCGCCGGCCAGGCCGACCTGGCTGGCCTCCGTCGCTTCCAGTCAGACAGTCATGCTCGGTCTTGCCGTAGGCGCCATCGGCTCCGGTGCCTTGGTCCAGTTCGGCCCCTGGCCACGTGACCTCGTCTACCTGGTCGTCGTCGGTCTGCTCCTGCTGTCCGCCGCACTCGTCGCCATCAGCTCGGAGACCGTGACTCCGGTGCCGGGCGGATGGCAAGCACTGCGCCCCGACGTTCGCGTACCGGTCCGAGTCAGGCAGCTGCTTCCCGTCGCGGCCGCAGTGCTTCTGGGCACCTGGGCGACCGGGGCCTTCTATCAGGCTTTCGTTCCGGCGCTGGTTCAGGATCAACTTCACACCAGCAGCTCGTTCGTCCTTGGATTGGTGTTCGCCACCTACATGGGTGCCAGCGCTCTGGGCGCTCCCCTTGGCGGCCGGTTCTCACCAGCAGTGGCGCAGCGTATCGGCATGATCGCCTTCCTGACAGGATGGATCGGCATCGTCACGGCGATCGCCTCTGGCACATTGCCGTTGTTCATCGCCGCTACTCTCGTTGCGGGAGCCGCTCAGGGCATCGCCATCAGCGCCGCCACCCGCGGCCTGCTGCTCGGCAGCTCTCTGGCCGACCGCGCACCGATCTTCGCCGTGGTCTATCTCCTCAGTTACAGCGGCGCCACCTTCCCCAGCCTCATCTCCGGCCAGCTTTCCCACACGTTCTCACTCCCGCAGATCGCAGCCGGATACGGCGTCCTTGCCCTGATCACCACCCTGGTCACGGCCATCGCTGCACGTAACCCGACGACCGATATGCCCCGCCCGGGCCGTCTGGGCACCTGA